The DNA region CAGCGAAAGCTGCGTCTTGGGATCGCCGACGAAATGGCGATAATCTTCCGGGTCGTGTCCCCCGTAAAAAGTGAATGTCCCCTTTCCTAAATTCCCGTGTAAATATTTGACCTGCTCCGTACCTTCGGTCTCCGCCATGATGACCACAGACCTTTTGATGAGACTTTTTCTGAAGCCGGTCGTCTGCCCCATAAATCCCTTGATTACTGAAACGTGGCACTGAGTGAGCATGGTCGGAACCGGGTCGTATTTGGCGGAAAATTCAAAAAGCGTGAAATAGTCCGTGGATTCGTCGCGCAAAATCGGATTGTTGCTCGGCGGAATGTCGATGTCGGAATATTCGTAAACCAACGGATCCGTGATCACTTTGAAATTCTGAAATGCGAGACATTTTGAGTAGTCCAATTTTTGCTGGAAATTCGGGTCCACCGGATCGCCGTCAAAAACCGCGGCGCAAATATCGGTGTTCGCGGCCGCCAATGCAATATCATAAGTGTCCGTGCCGGAACACATGGCAAACAAAAACCCACCGCGCAGAACATATTCCTTGATCATTTTCACCACGGCTAATTTTAATTGGGAAACTTTTTTGAATCCCATCTCGCGCGCCATGGCTTCGTTCAATTTGACCGTTTCCACATACCACGGCGTATTACGGTAATTTCGATAAAATTTTCCGTACTGTCCCGTGAAATCTTCGTGATGCAAATGGAGCCAATCGTATTTGTCCAGTTCTCCGGTCAGAACTTCCTTGTCCCACAATTTAGCGTAAGGAATTTCAGCGTAATCCAGAGCCAGCGCTACGGCGTCATCCCATTTGGTCTCGCGTGGTGACTGGTAAACGGCAACCGCCGGCGCTTTTTCCAGCAGGACAACGTCCATGTTGTTTTGCTCAATTTCTGCATAAATCCTCGCTGCAGCAGAGCCGGAAATCACCGAATAAGAAACGCCGCGGATACGCAATTCCCGTTCCACATCCGGGTTAAAATCAATGAAAAATGATCCGCCGCGATAATTCAGCAACCATTCGACTTTCAGACTTTTCTCCAGCGCCCAGTAAGCCACGCCGTACGCTTTCAGGTGGTCGTTTTGCTTTAAATCCATGTACACGAGTATTTTTTGCGCAAACGCCAGCCCTGCGAGAGTGAAAATTATTATGATTGACACAACGAAAATCCGCAACACCTTTTTCAGCATGACGCCCTGCCCGGTTAATTTATTTTCTGTTCTTCTATCCGACGAATTTTTTCCCGAACTTCTTCGAGATAAATGGAATCGGGATAATTCACCAACACGTGCTCGTACGCTTTCATCGCGTTTGTTTTGTCCTGAAATCCCTGCGCGTAAATGTCGCCAATTCGTTTTTGCGCCAGGTCCGCCAGCAGACTTTGCGGCACTTCCTCGATCACACGCTCAAAATCAGAAAGCGCAGAGGCATATTTTTTATTTTGAAAATGAATTTCTCCCAATTTGACAAGGATGCGATCTTTCATTTGCGCCCCGTTTTTCGATGTGAGCATTTTCTTCAAAATATCAATCGCCCGAGAAAATTCTCTCTGCTCCGTTTTCAGTTCCGCACGCGCAAAATTTTTCAACACTTCTTTTTGTTGACTATTTTCCTGAATGAGCATGACGTACTCAATGGCATCGTTCACAAAAAGGCCCTCATTCTTTTGCGGCACAAAAATCGGCGCATCAATGATTTCCTGAAAAATCTTTTGCGCGGCGTCAAATTCCCCCAACCAAAAATTTACCCGCGCTTGGTTAAATTTGGCTCTCATGCGATTGGTCTTCCTAAGGTCTGAGCGCTTCAAAATTTGCCCGAACCATTTCAGCGCCGGCTTCAGTTCATCTCTTTGAATGTAACAATCCCCAATGCGAAAACGCGCCTGAATGTCCAGGGAATTCGCCGGCTTCAAATTTAGTACCCGGCGAAATGATTTTTCAGCCCCCACCGGATCGTTCAAATCCTCCAACTGAATTTCCCCGATACGAAAATAGCACGTTTTTTCAATCTCCCGGTTCTTCCTTTCAACCGCCACTCTTTCATAGTGAGCGATGGCTTCGGGAAATTGTTTCAACCGTCGCAGACACTGGCCTATGCCCAATTCCGCGCTTGCGGCGTACGAAGATTTCGGATAACGCTGCGCCACCAAGCGAAATCCTTGTAACGCATATTCAAAAGCACCGTCATTCAGGGCATTTTGGGCGAACTGATACAATTCTCGGCCTAATCGGTTTTTTTCTGATTTTTTTCGAGTCAAAATATATTCGTCAATCGCAGTGTATTCGCTCAGCGCCGCCTGATAATTTGCCGTGCGGAAATAGGATGCTGCCAGCAAATGCCGGAGCTGCACGTTTTTGGGATTTTTTTTCACCCGCTCTTGCAAAATTTTAACAATGTCCTCGGCATAGTCGGGATTTGACGCCAGAGAGATGATATTGGATTCAACAAAAGAATATTGTTTCGGGAATGCTTCCAAATAGCTCAAATACTGTCGCGCGGCATTGAGATAGTCCATTTGCGAGCGATAAACATTTGCCATGTCGATTAAAAAAAGACGTTTATTTTTCAATCGTTTTTGTCCCAAACGATAAACTTGGATCGCCCGATCGAATTGCGAATTCTTCTGCATCGCCAACGCCACAATTTGATAACTGCTCTGGCTTTTAGGTCTGGCCGCTAAAATCTGATCCCAGACAGCAAATGCCTCATCTTCCCGCCCCATCTTGAAATAAACATCTCCCAAATCCGCTTGCACCAAATCTGATTTTGTGAATTGGAGCATCTGTTTGACCGTGCTCTCCGCTTCAGCAAAACGCCCCAGCCGAATGAGATTGTTCAACACGCCGCGATAGTAATTGATATTTGTCCGCGAGTTATTCCACAATTGCCGATACACATCAAGCGAAAGGTCGAACCGGCCTATTTGTTCAAGATTTCTCGCCCGCAGCAAAAGCTGCTCGTTATATTTTCGCTGGGCATCATTTTGCTGAGCCAACGAAACATTTGCCAGCAAAAGCAACGCGCTAATTATGATTCGGAATTGTATTTTCATCGGCCGCATTTTTCTTGATTAGTGCTTCAAAATATTTTTTAATTAATTGCTGATAATCTTTGGAATAGCCTTCTTTCAAAGCGCGTAACAAATCTTTTTGCATGGACTGCATTTTTTCTCCCAGATTTGCCGGTAATTTTCCCGGGTTCACCGCCGGATAAAATTTGCCCGTTTCAGCGCGCCGCTTGCGACTGAAATCCTGTCGCCGCGCTGACCGCTGTGCATCCAAAAGCCGTTGCAAAATTTTTTGCTGGCGCTGAATAGTGTGCCTGTTCACTCTCTTTGCCTGCAAATCTTTCACAACATCATCCATCTGTTTTCCGATGCCGTCTAATCTGCCTAAAATATCTGATCGTTCACCAAATTCTTTTTGCAGTTGTTCCATCGTTTTGCGCAACGCCTGTTGCTGTGCCGCCAAACGAGCCATTTGCGCCTGTTGACTCAGAGAAAATGGAATTTGTCCCGGTCCCATTTGCAAAGTCTGCTGATTGATGCCCTGCTGCTTGCCAGACATTTGCGCTAATTTTTGCATCATCTCTTCCAGTCCGGTAGCGGACTGCGCATTCGCCAAATCTTTCATGGCAGACATCATCTGTTTTGCCGCATCGTTCAAACTGAGCATTGCGCGCTGCTGATTTCTGCCGCTCTGTCCGATATTTCTCTGCTCGAATTGCGACAGCGCCTGAGACATGAACTGCATCGCCTGGCCCACAGCGCGCGCCATTTGCGGAGAGACAAAAAATGTTTTCTGCGACAAACCAGCCATTTTGTCTGCATTGCGATTCACCGCATTCAAAATGTTTTGCTGCTGATCTGCGATTTTATTCAATTGCGGACTATTGGGACTCAATTTCTCCGTTTTTTTGAGCAATTGTTCCTGGCGGTCAGACAGCAAAACAAAATTATGAGTCAGACGCCGCAGCTCGCGCATGATTTCCCGCTTCTGTTTTTGGATCATTTGCTGCTTCGCCTGATTCATGTTACTCAGCATGTTAGAAAGAGAATTCATCGCCTTCTGCGAACGACTTTGCGCTTCCTGCTGATTTCCCGCGCGCAACTGTTTTCCGACCTGACTCATGTTTTCCAGCAAACCTTCTCGCTTCGCCTGCTCCAACAATGCCTCAAGCGCCTCGTCCGGCATGTCCGGAAATTCTTTCATGGCGTCTGCCAACTGCTGAGTGTCGTCCATCAGGTTGCTGGTTTTCTCTTTCGCCTTTTGCTGATTCTGACAAATTTTGTCGGTCTCGTTCTGGTCAATATTTTTGTTAAGCTGCTCACTGATTTTTTGCTGTTCATTGATGAGTTGCTCCATTTTGCGCGCCAGCTCATCCATCTTTTGTTCTATTTGAATGCGTTTAAAAATTTCCAGCGTTTTTTCAATATTCTTTAAAAATTCTTCCTGAGAAAAATTCAACTGCTCCATCGCCTGTTTGATCAGTTCAGGGTCCATTTTCTCAGCCGCTTGCTGCAATTTCTTCAGCGCCTCTTTCAATTCATCGGTCAAAATCTCCTGCAATAAATTCTGCAACTCTGCGTATTTTTTCAACGTTTCCAGGCTGACGAGATCATTTTTCTCCATGCGCTCAAGCATTTGATCCAATTGCTGCTGCACTTCCGCGAGCGATTTTTCTACATCTTTCTGATTTTTCAGCACATCGTTGACTTGCTGCTTTTGCTCCCATTTCATTTCGGGATTTTTCTTCAGCTCCTGCACCAATTTGTCAATGTCCTGCTTGAGCGCTTTGCTTTTTTCGTACAAACCCTCGACGCTCTGATAAGTCTCCTCCTGTTCGGAATTTGCCGCAGCGTAAATTTCTTCCAGCGTTGGAAATCTCGCGGAATAAATCATCGATTTCATGCTTTTGGGACCGGAAATATCGTCGTTGTCAAAAACCTCGGCAAAATAACGCACGATATCTCCGGGAAACAAATTCAACGGAGTCAATTCCCAGACAAAGTCATTGAACAATTTTGTCTTTTGAAAAACCTCATATTTCAGCGGCAAAAACTGCCACGTTGTGTCTTGGTTGGGCGAATCAGAACGAAGAATTTTGTAGCCCAAGCGCAGCGCTGTAAATCCGAAATCATCCTCGGCCTCGATTTGCAGCGGCAGCACTAAATCTTCAGACAAATCTACGTCCTGGCCGGGTACTTTAATCGTGATCGTGGGATAGACATCTTCAATGATGGAAATGCGATACCGGATGGGATCTTTATTTTCCATTTCCTCGGCATCTTTCAGACGAATAAAATAAACCCCCGAATCGCGCACGCGAAATCCGCCCTGAGCGCGCATTCCGGAGAGGGACAAAGAAAATTCTTTTTTTTCATTCAAAACAATCTTCGCGCTTGTCAAAATTTTATTCGCCGCGATTTTCAACGAAGCGTATGAACCGCGCAGACAACTAAAGTCACCGACATTTTCTTCCAACGGCGTTGCTTTCATTCCCGAATATGTCGGAGGAATAATTGTCACCTTGAGCTGCCGAATCAACGGTAACTCCACAACATCGAGTTGAAAACGGGCGCTGTTGTTCTCTTTTGCCGAAAAATAATAAATTGTCGTGTCCTGAATGTGCGGAATGGTGTAGTAAAACTCACTTCCGTTTTTGGCAGTCAACGGATATTCCTGGTGAAACGCGCCGTGGATACCTTCCAGATGCAGGGAAATTTCATCAATTCGCTCCCCCGTCACTCGCGCTGAAATGGCGACAGATTCATTTTTTATGACCCGCCCGTTACCTGGCGTTACTTCAAAACTAATTTTCGGCGCATTTTTGAATGGCGTTCGCGGATGCAATAACCGATTTGCAGCACTTGAAAACGAAGAAGAAAAAACGATTTGCAAAAAAAGAAAACCGACCAGTGCAATTGACAGAAACTTTCCCCACTGCATCGCCGGACGCCAGGAAACTGCCTCGAGGAATTTTTTTTCTTTTGTCTGTTCGTAAATTTCTTCAACGCTCAAATCCGTCAGCTCGGACGACAGACCAAGTTCAGCATCGTCCCGCAGCCGAAAAACCTGAAGCGCATTAGCAAGACGATCGGAAATGCCGGGAAAATGACCCCCGATTTGCCGGGCAACTTCTACATCCTTGGGCTTATTTCGGGCCAACACAAGCGACAGCAAAGGCCTAATCAAAAAATAAACAGCCGCGGCCAATGCGCCAAGCACCAATACAACCATCAGCACGGTTCTTCCCATCGTGTCAAAACGGAAGACTGACTCCAAAATCTGCATCAGCAAAAAAGCGAGTGTAAGAAGAAAAACGAAAATAATACTACTTTTGACAAGCTCAATGATTTTGCTTTTCCGCCGAACCGCGCCGATTCTTTCCAATAAATTTTGATATTTTTCCTGAACAGTCATCTCTCCCCTAATGCGTGAGCGCATAAACAATAATGTTGGTGCCCATTTTGAAAGCCTCTCTGCGAACTTCTTCCGGATCGCCGTGAACTTCTGGATCCACCCAGCCGTCTGAAATGTTTGTGTTGAAAGAGTAAAACACGACCATTCTGCCCTCATGGAAAAAGGCATACCCGTGAGGCGGACCGCCATAGTGTTCGTGAATCTTGGGCAAGCCGCTGCTAAATTGAAACTGGCAATGATAAATCGGATGACTGAACGGCAGCTCGACCAGTTCTTTGTCGGGAAAAACTTTTTTCATCGCTGCGCGAAAAAATTTATCCATACCATAATCATCGTCCGCGTACAAAAAGCCCCCGTGCGTCAGGTAATTTCTCAATCGTGCTGCCTCTTCGTCAGAAAACTCGATTCTGCCGTGGCCTGTCATAAAAATAACGGGATAAGAAAACAATTCCTGATCCATAATTCCCACGCGTTGCTCATCTTCAGCCACTTGCAGCGTGGTGTGCTGTTTCATGAATTGAAGCAAGTTTGGTATGGCTGACGGGTCATTGTACCAGTCGCCGCCGCCGCGATATTTCAACCGCCCCACAGTAAACTTGCTGGACGGCTCGCGCAACTGAGCGAACAGAGCCGGCGCTGAAAACAAAATTAACAAGGCAACAATTGTCTTTTTCCAATGAATAGACATTGACAACTTCTTTCGAGAAAATTATTTGTCTGTTTTACTCAAAATCATTTCTCACAAAAAGAGAACATTCTATTTTACTGAACAGCAAATTCATCTGTTCCCTGTTTCCTTTTGATTTGCCTTCTAAAATCACAATGATCTTTTTTTGTAAACAAGACTCAATAGATTTAGCCCCATACAAAGTAAGCCCTGTGGATAACAGAATCCAAGGGCTTGTCTTCGCCAAAGAATTTTTCATAATCGAAAATCAATTCAGAAGCAAACTGCGGTAATCAGAATCTTTCATTTTTATTTCAACGTAAACATTTTTCTTATAATCATCCAGCCATTTCTGAAACTCTCTCTGCTGTTTAATTTTCAGCGCCCAGGCTTCCAATTGATCCCAATCTTTTTCAATGGAGATCTTTCTCGCATCCTGTCTGTCGTTTAATTTTAAAATATGCCAGCCGAATCGCGTTTTAAAAGGCTGGGAAATTTCTCCCACTTCAAGCGACTCTATCACATTCTTAAATTCTTTTTCCTGCAAATTGTCAACTTCAAACTTCCCCAAATGACCGCCCTGATCCCGGCTCGTTTCGTCGTCGGAATATTTTTTAGCGATCTCCGCGAAATCAGCACCCGGCTCGTCGAGCATTTTTCTTATTTTCAAGGCTTTTTCGTAGGTGCGTTTTTCGTCCTCTTTTGTCGGCTGCAACAAAATGAGCAAATGGCGCACGTTGATTTTGTCGCCGCGACGTTCGATGCATTGAATAATGTGATAGCCAAAACGCGTCTTTACAATATCGGAAATTTCTCCGGGCTTCAACATGAAAGCGACTTCTTCAAATTCCGGTACAAAATCGCCGCGCTGAATGAAACCCAATTCTCCGCCACGCGCTTTGCTGCCTGGATCTTCTGAGTATTGTCGACACAACTCAGCAAAATCTTCGCCCGCCTGAATTCGTTTTTGCAATTCCTTGATTCTCGCTAGTGCTTCTTTTTCCGCAGCTTCTCCGGGTTTGACATTCAATAAAATATGACTGATGTCCACTGTTTCTTTTATTTCAGGAATACTGTCCTTCATTGTCTTGTAAAATTCTTCCACTTCGCGACGTGAGATAGTTATTTTCTGAGACATCGTTCCGCGTAGTCGCTCCACCCTTAAATTATTTCTCACATCATCGCGAAATTTGCGTTTTATCTTTCCAATAGACATGCCTAATTGTTTTTCCAATTCAGCTTCAGAACCCACTCTTTTAATCATATTCTTGATTTGTTCCTCAAGCACGCTGTCTACTTGGCGTTCATCAACCTCAACGCTATCCTCTTCCGCCTTCGCCAGCAAAATTTTCTGATTGATCAAATTCTGCAACGTCCGCTTTTCCAGTTGTACAAATTTATCCGGATTTTTTCTCGGGTCAATTCCTAACTGAAAAGCCATGTTGAGGGAATACTGTGTCAGCTCTGAAGATAAAATAACATCATCTTCGACAATCGCGGCGATTCTATCAATTACCTGCTGAGAAAATAACCCGTTGACAGTACCCACGCAAAGAAGAATCGCCCATAAAAATATTTTGTTTTTCATCAAAAAAATCTCCATTATCAAAATTATGGCATTTTTTTCGCGGCAGCAGAATCACCGTACATTTGATTAATAAAAGATTCGTTCTTTTCCACTGCAATTTTTTGACGCAGATCAGAAATCAAACTGCGATATGCCTGTTTCTTTTTGCCGGCGCGCAAACGTTCATAAATTTGATTCTTGACATCATCAAATTTTCGAAAGGTGCCTCTTTCTCGCCTGGCTAATATTTTAAAAATATGATAACCAAATTCTGATTTGATCGGCCGGGTCACAGAACCAACGCGATACGAAAAAACCTTGTTCGCGACCTCCCGAACAACGTCGTCCTTATTAAAATAACCTAAATCGATTCGACCGCGGTCACGATAATCGACAGACAAATCTCGCGCCACCTTTTCGAAGTCCTCGCCGGCACCGATGCGTTTTAGCGCCTGATTTGCGATCTCAATCGTCGGCGCCAGTATGTGCAAAGCGTGGATTTCGGTCTTGGGAACAATAAAAGTGTCTTTATTTTTTTGGTAAAACGCCAACGCTTCATCCTCTGAAACTTGAGCGTCTTTGGTCAATAAATAACTTTCTAAAAATTTCCGCACCAAGAGCTCTTTTTTCATCTTTTCCAATTCCTGGAAATAATCCGCGTCCAAATCCATTCCCATTTTCACTGCCGCCTGATATAAAAGCTCCTGATCTATCCATTGCTGGATATAAATACCAACTTCCTCGT from Calditrichota bacterium includes:
- a CDS encoding tetratricopeptide repeat protein, encoding MKIQFRIIISALLLLANVSLAQQNDAQRKYNEQLLLRARNLEQIGRFDLSLDVYRQLWNNSRTNINYYRGVLNNLIRLGRFAEAESTVKQMLQFTKSDLVQADLGDVYFKMGREDEAFAVWDQILAARPKSQSSYQIVALAMQKNSQFDRAIQVYRLGQKRLKNKRLFLIDMANVYRSQMDYLNAARQYLSYLEAFPKQYSFVESNIISLASNPDYAEDIVKILQERVKKNPKNVQLRHLLAASYFRTANYQAALSEYTAIDEYILTRKKSEKNRLGRELYQFAQNALNDGAFEYALQGFRLVAQRYPKSSYAASAELGIGQCLRRLKQFPEAIAHYERVAVERKNREIEKTCYFRIGEIQLEDLNDPVGAEKSFRRVLNLKPANSLDIQARFRIGDCYIQRDELKPALKWFGQILKRSDLRKTNRMRAKFNQARVNFWLGEFDAAQKIFQEIIDAPIFVPQKNEGLFVNDAIEYVMLIQENSQQKEVLKNFARAELKTEQREFSRAIDILKKMLTSKNGAQMKDRILVKLGEIHFQNKKYASALSDFERVIEEVPQSLLADLAQKRIGDIYAQGFQDKTNAMKAYEHVLVNYPDSIYLEEVREKIRRIEEQKIN
- a CDS encoding DUF4159 domain-containing protein, which translates into the protein MSIHWKKTIVALLILFSAPALFAQLREPSSKFTVGRLKYRGGGDWYNDPSAIPNLLQFMKQHTTLQVAEDEQRVGIMDQELFSYPVIFMTGHGRIEFSDEEAARLRNYLTHGGFLYADDDYGMDKFFRAAMKKVFPDKELVELPFSHPIYHCQFQFSSGLPKIHEHYGGPPHGYAFFHEGRMVVFYSFNTNISDGWVDPEVHGDPEEVRREAFKMGTNIIVYALTH
- a CDS encoding deoxyribodipyrimidine photo-lyase, which codes for MLKKVLRIFVVSIIIIFTLAGLAFAQKILVYMDLKQNDHLKAYGVAYWALEKSLKVEWLLNYRGGSFFIDFNPDVERELRIRGVSYSVISGSAAARIYAEIEQNNMDVVLLEKAPAVAVYQSPRETKWDDAVALALDYAEIPYAKLWDKEVLTGELDKYDWLHLHHEDFTGQYGKFYRNYRNTPWYVETVKLNEAMAREMGFKKVSQLKLAVVKMIKEYVLRGGFLFAMCSGTDTYDIALAAANTDICAAVFDGDPVDPNFQQKLDYSKCLAFQNFKVITDPLVYEYSDIDIPPSNNPILRDESTDYFTLFEFSAKYDPVPTMLTQCHVSVIKGFMGQTTGFRKSLIKRSVVIMAETEGTEQVKYLHGNLGKGTFTFYGGHDPEDYRHFVGDPKTQLSLHKNSPGYRLILNNILFPAAKKKKRKT
- a CDS encoding parvulin peptidyl-prolyl isomerase — its product is MKNKIFLWAILLCVGTVNGLFSQQVIDRIAAIVEDDVILSSELTQYSLNMAFQLGIDPRKNPDKFVQLEKRTLQNLINQKILLAKAEEDSVEVDERQVDSVLEEQIKNMIKRVGSEAELEKQLGMSIGKIKRKFRDDVRNNLRVERLRGTMSQKITISRREVEEFYKTMKDSIPEIKETVDISHILLNVKPGEAAEKEALARIKELQKRIQAGEDFAELCRQYSEDPGSKARGGELGFIQRGDFVPEFEEVAFMLKPGEISDIVKTRFGYHIIQCIERRGDKINVRHLLILLQPTKEDEKRTYEKALKIRKMLDEPGADFAEIAKKYSDDETSRDQGGHLGKFEVDNLQEKEFKNVIESLEVGEISQPFKTRFGWHILKLNDRQDARKISIEKDWDQLEAWALKIKQQREFQKWLDDYKKNVYVEIKMKDSDYRSLLLN